A section of the Flavobacterium ardleyense genome encodes:
- a CDS encoding GreA/GreB family elongation factor has translation MSQNIVLTTGIYDLIKDHLRRKKSTAAEEEVLKEQLKNATQVARKDLPSDVVSVDTKVTIKDLTTNEEEVYNFVAPAKAKKRNQTLSIVDDMGLALVGYTVGAKIEWPLEGDEFKKMEILKVESLN, from the coding sequence ATGTCACAAAATATAGTTTTAACAACAGGAATTTACGATTTAATAAAGGATCACTTAAGAAGAAAAAAATCGACAGCAGCAGAAGAAGAAGTTTTAAAGGAGCAGTTAAAAAATGCTACTCAGGTAGCTCGTAAAGATTTACCAAGTGATGTAGTATCAGTTGATACCAAAGTTACGATTAAGGACTTGACGACGAATGAGGAAGAAGTTTATAATTTCGTTGCTCCTGCCAAAGCGAAGAAAAGAAATCAAACTCTCTCAATTGTCGACGATATGGGCCTAGCATTAGTTGGTTATACCGTAGGAGCCAAAATTGAATGGCCTTTAGAAGGTGATGAATTCAAGAAAATGGAAATTCTTAAAGTGGAGAGTTTAAACTAG
- a CDS encoding META domain-containing protein: MKLLKLAPILIATIIFQYCSTTSGVMKEKISGSWTLATMNENPINRMVAVPTLEIDAEGMRIFGNAGCNSYNGPIESLNSEKFLVSDKIATTMMACNKENIETDYLQNLATAEKYEVKDSTLKLYNKSGKNILSYIKNTNVANHRLHDIWLTATIDTNPINRMVMAPRLEIDLTEMKIFGNDGCNEFNGTIVNAASRSIKFGQISSTRKMCENMEITNKFNAALTKVATYKLDGLNLFLMDSDGKEVLSLIKGD; the protein is encoded by the coding sequence ATGAAACTACTTAAGTTAGCTCCAATTCTAATCGCGACAATTATATTCCAATATTGTTCCACAACCTCAGGAGTGATGAAAGAGAAAATCAGTGGTAGTTGGACATTGGCAACAATGAACGAAAATCCAATTAATAGAATGGTTGCCGTGCCCACTTTAGAAATTGATGCGGAGGGGATGCGAATTTTTGGGAATGCCGGCTGCAATAGTTATAATGGTCCTATTGAATCTTTAAATTCAGAAAAGTTTTTAGTTAGTGACAAAATAGCTACAACTATGATGGCTTGCAATAAGGAAAATATTGAAACTGACTACTTGCAAAATTTAGCAACAGCCGAAAAATATGAAGTTAAAGATAGTACGCTAAAACTGTACAACAAATCAGGCAAAAATATCTTATCGTATATAAAAAATACCAATGTTGCTAATCATCGATTGCATGATATATGGCTGACCGCAACAATTGATACAAATCCAATCAATCGAATGGTTATGGCTCCAAGATTGGAAATTGATCTAACTGAAATGAAAATTTTCGGTAACGATGGCTGTAATGAGTTCAATGGTACCATTGTGAACGCAGCATCAAGGTCAATCAAATTCGGACAGATTTCTTCAACCCGAAAAATGTGCGAAAATATGGAAATCACCAATAAATTTAATGCAGCTTTGACAAAAGTGGCTACCTATAAACTCGATGGATTAAATTTATTTCTTATGGATTCAGATGGTAAAGAAGTTCTATCGTTAATTAAAGGCGACTAA
- a CDS encoding flavin-containing monooxygenase — MKLRIGIIGAGPSGLAQLRAFKSAEKNGEEIPEIVCFEKQEDWGGLWNYTWRTGVGKYGEPTHGSMYKYLWSNGPKECLEFSDYSFDEHFGRPISSYPPRPVLFDYIQGRVRKSDVRKYIRFNTTTRWVEYNEKTKQFKVILDDLVNNRTYEEIFDYLVVASGHFSTPNMPYFEGIEDFPGIVMHAHDFRGADQFKDKNVLLIGSSYSAEDIGVQSYKHGAKSVTLSYRSNPIGMDWPDGIKEVPLIKNFEGDVAHFSDGSREQFDAVVMCTGYQHKFPFLPDNLRLKTPNCLYPNSLYKGVVFNNIPNLLYLGMQDQYYTFNMFDAQAWYARDIIQGKIELPSIENRQADIDLWLKRSKLNKDHDDEVDFQTDYVKQLIAATDYPEFDLDKVAILFKQWLKDKDENILEYRDKTYTSVITGTKAETHHTSWIDEMDDSFERYLSENPDLPRQSAELKESKKKVEQVV; from the coding sequence ATGAAATTAAGAATAGGAATCATTGGCGCTGGTCCAAGTGGATTGGCTCAACTACGTGCTTTTAAATCTGCAGAAAAAAATGGAGAGGAAATTCCAGAAATCGTTTGTTTTGAAAAACAAGAGGATTGGGGTGGACTATGGAATTATACTTGGCGCACAGGAGTGGGGAAATATGGCGAGCCAACCCATGGAAGTATGTACAAATATTTATGGTCTAATGGCCCAAAAGAGTGTTTAGAATTCTCTGATTATTCCTTTGACGAGCATTTTGGACGTCCTATTTCTTCCTATCCACCGAGACCTGTTTTATTTGATTATATACAAGGACGAGTGCGCAAAAGCGATGTGCGAAAATATATAAGATTCAATACCACTACAAGATGGGTTGAATATAACGAAAAAACAAAGCAGTTTAAAGTAATCCTTGACGACCTCGTTAATAACCGAACTTATGAAGAAATTTTTGACTATTTAGTTGTTGCATCAGGACACTTTTCTACTCCAAATATGCCTTACTTTGAAGGTATTGAAGATTTTCCAGGAATTGTAATGCACGCCCACGACTTTAGAGGTGCAGACCAATTTAAAGATAAAAATGTGTTACTAATCGGAAGCAGTTACTCAGCGGAGGATATTGGAGTTCAAAGTTATAAGCATGGAGCCAAATCTGTTACTTTGAGTTATAGAAGTAATCCAATTGGTATGGACTGGCCTGATGGAATAAAGGAAGTACCACTAATTAAAAATTTTGAAGGAGATGTAGCGCACTTTAGCGATGGAAGTCGAGAGCAATTTGATGCCGTGGTGATGTGTACAGGATATCAGCACAAATTTCCATTCCTACCGGATAATCTTAGATTAAAGACACCAAATTGTTTGTATCCAAACAGTCTTTACAAGGGAGTTGTATTTAATAATATCCCCAACCTTCTATATTTAGGAATGCAAGATCAATATTATACATTTAATATGTTTGATGCACAAGCATGGTATGCGAGAGATATTATTCAAGGAAAAATTGAGCTTCCCTCAATTGAAAATAGACAAGCAGATATTGATTTATGGCTGAAACGCTCAAAATTAAATAAAGATCACGACGACGAGGTAGATTTTCAAACAGATTATGTTAAACAGCTTATCGCAGCTACTGATTATCCAGAGTTCGATCTTGATAAAGTAGCTATTCTATTCAAACAATGGCTAAAAGATAAGGACGAAAATATTCTAGAATACCGTGATAAAACCTATACATCTGTAATAACTGGAACAAAAGCCGAAACACATCATACCTCTTGGATTGATGAAATGGATGACAGCTTTGAAAGATATCTTTCAGAAAATCCTGATCTTCCAAGACAAAGTGCCGAGTTAAAAGAATCAAAGAAAAAAGTTGAACAAGTAGTATAG
- a CDS encoding mechanosensitive ion channel family protein, which produces MQEIISQYADELANSAFVIFLTLLLMYATSWTMKKIIANTTDKHPNAPIETFDLVRRILNALWLVLGIMILYLIIFGTKNIAESKSHFKLIIYIGVVSIATIVLASTINVWFIRSIEKKVREKEDPTSFKFLRYIAVFLVYFVGLLFCLIAFPSLKGVSQTALGGAGVLALIAGVASQEALSNLVGGVFIVAFKPFKIGDTIEISGSLVGVVTDITLRHTVIKNFANKMIVIPNAIINKEKLLNYDLNEQKICERIEIGISYDSNVQLAKKILQEECLNHPLLFDVRSGAMRKKNLPIVKVALISLNDSSVTIRAWAWARNYDHAFDMKCDILESVKLRFENEGIKLPFPTHTVYINKVENNESDFAAVPKT; this is translated from the coding sequence ATGCAAGAAATTATAAGTCAATATGCTGACGAATTGGCAAACAGTGCTTTCGTAATTTTTCTCACCCTCCTACTCATGTACGCTACGAGCTGGACCATGAAAAAAATTATAGCTAATACTACAGATAAACATCCTAATGCGCCAATAGAAACCTTTGATTTGGTTCGCAGAATCTTGAATGCGCTGTGGCTAGTACTGGGAATTATGATCCTATATTTAATTATTTTTGGAACTAAAAATATTGCTGAAAGTAAATCTCATTTTAAATTAATTATTTACATTGGTGTGGTATCAATTGCGACTATTGTACTGGCCTCCACCATAAATGTTTGGTTTATACGTAGTATCGAGAAAAAAGTTCGCGAGAAAGAAGACCCTACATCTTTCAAGTTTTTGCGCTATATAGCAGTTTTTCTTGTCTATTTTGTAGGTCTGTTATTTTGTCTCATTGCTTTTCCCTCTCTAAAGGGAGTTTCTCAAACTGCACTCGGCGGTGCTGGAGTATTAGCATTAATTGCTGGTGTTGCATCTCAGGAAGCACTTTCAAATCTTGTAGGAGGTGTTTTTATTGTTGCCTTCAAGCCTTTTAAGATTGGAGATACCATCGAAATAAGTGGCTCTTTGGTGGGAGTTGTTACCGATATTACCTTACGTCATACTGTGATTAAAAATTTTGCAAATAAAATGATCGTAATTCCAAATGCAATAATTAACAAAGAGAAATTATTGAATTATGATTTAAATGAGCAAAAAATTTGTGAAAGAATCGAAATCGGAATTTCTTATGATAGTAATGTACAATTGGCAAAGAAAATTCTTCAAGAGGAATGTTTAAATCATCCTTTATTGTTTGATGTTCGTTCTGGTGCGATGCGCAAGAAAAACCTTCCTATTGTAAAGGTCGCACTGATTTCACTTAATGATTCATCTGTAACAATTAGGGCGTGGGCTTGGGCTCGAAACTATGATCATGCTTTTGACATGAAGTGTGATATCCTTGAAAGTGTTAAACTACGGTTTGAAAATGAGGGGATAAAATTGCCATTCCCTACTCACACAGTTTATATTAATAAGGTGGAAAACAACGAATCAGATTTCGCAGCAGTTCCAAAGACATAA
- a CDS encoding SDR family NAD(P)-dependent oxidoreductase, whose amino-acid sequence MANYFIVGASSGIGKQLATQLSEAGHKVFGTFNKTAVSENISNVEYHSMDVLAEVNVDFLPETIDALIYCPGSINLKPFTRIKVADFLSDFDLQVGGAVKVIQAVLPRLKAAEHSSIVLFSTVAVQTGLPFHTQVAASKGAIEGLTKSLAAEFAPKIRVNCIAPSLTDTPLAAMLLNNDQKKDANAERHPLKRIGRTEDIANMAEFLISDKAAWITGQIMHVDGGMSTVKS is encoded by the coding sequence ATGGCAAATTATTTTATCGTCGGAGCTTCTTCTGGTATTGGCAAGCAGTTAGCAACTCAACTTTCAGAAGCTGGACACAAAGTTTTTGGAACTTTTAATAAAACAGCGGTTTCCGAAAATATTTCAAATGTTGAATATCATTCGATGGATGTATTGGCGGAAGTAAATGTTGACTTTCTACCTGAAACAATTGATGCCCTAATTTATTGTCCAGGATCTATAAACCTTAAACCTTTTACAAGAATTAAGGTGGCAGACTTCCTTTCGGATTTTGATTTGCAAGTTGGTGGTGCAGTAAAGGTCATTCAGGCGGTATTGCCTAGATTAAAAGCAGCAGAACATTCGTCGATAGTATTATTTTCTACAGTCGCAGTTCAGACAGGACTCCCATTTCACACACAGGTTGCCGCTAGCAAAGGCGCTATCGAAGGACTTACAAAATCGTTGGCGGCAGAATTTGCTCCAAAGATTCGTGTAAACTGTATTGCACCTTCTTTGACAGATACGCCACTGGCAGCAATGCTTTTGAACAATGATCAGAAAAAAGACGCCAACGCCGAAAGACATCCACTGAAAAGAATTGGAAGAACAGAAGATATTGCGAATATGGCTGAATTTTTAATTTCGGATAAAGCTGCTTGGATTACGGGACAGATTATGCACGTTGATGGTGGAATGTCAACGGTGAAGTCGTAA
- a CDS encoding GreA/GreB family elongation factor: MSRGFVREDDQEELPIVPPRADLPDGQINYVTQVGYDQLLAERKMLTQKREDLDKTSETDHRIAVNHINAVITLLNTRIATAQIIKLDDQPLDQVRFGATITLIINGGKQKQKFQIVGVDEADIKKMKIAFTSPLAKILIEKKVGDKAILKLEKEDRAFEIVGIEY; the protein is encoded by the coding sequence ATGAGTAGAGGGTTTGTAAGAGAAGATGATCAGGAAGAATTACCGATTGTGCCACCGAGAGCAGATTTACCCGACGGACAAATTAATTATGTGACGCAAGTTGGGTACGATCAACTACTAGCCGAACGAAAAATGTTGACTCAAAAACGTGAGGATTTGGACAAAACTAGTGAAACAGATCATCGGATAGCTGTAAATCATATCAATGCAGTAATCACCTTGCTGAATACAAGAATAGCTACCGCACAAATAATTAAGCTCGACGATCAGCCTTTAGACCAAGTTCGCTTTGGAGCTACGATAACACTAATTATCAATGGTGGAAAGCAAAAACAAAAGTTCCAGATTGTAGGAGTTGACGAAGCCGATATTAAAAAAATGAAAATCGCATTCACTTCTCCATTAGCCAAAATTTTAATCGAAAAGAAAGTTGGGGATAAGGCAATTTTGAAATTGGAAAAGGAAGACAGGGCTTTTGAAATAGTTGGGATTGAGTATTGA
- a CDS encoding VIT1/CCC1 transporter family protein, whose protein sequence is MALETEHLEDYMHNHYIHRSNWLRAAVLGANDGILSTASLAIGVAAATSSREAIVLATVAGVVAGALSMAAGEYVSVSSQTDIEDADIAREKIELETMPELELQRLADIYESRGLKKETAMIVALELTEHDVLGAHVRDELGITDTSKANPLQAALASGAAFIVGGAIPLLVVLFMAIESLEYYIYGFALLFLITLGAISAKTGGADPMKAIIRVTFWGTAAMGLSALVGYIFGVSV, encoded by the coding sequence ATGGCATTAGAAACCGAGCACCTAGAAGATTATATGCACAACCACTATATACATCGAAGTAATTGGCTTCGTGCGGCAGTTCTGGGTGCGAATGACGGAATACTTTCGACTGCAAGTTTGGCAATTGGAGTTGCTGCGGCCACAAGTTCTCGAGAAGCCATTGTTCTCGCAACAGTTGCAGGAGTAGTGGCCGGTGCATTATCAATGGCGGCTGGAGAATATGTTTCAGTAAGTTCGCAAACCGATATAGAAGATGCAGATATTGCTAGAGAAAAAATTGAACTTGAAACTATGCCTGAATTAGAGTTGCAGCGACTTGCTGATATTTACGAATCTCGTGGTTTGAAAAAGGAAACTGCGATGATTGTAGCGCTTGAACTTACTGAACACGATGTTTTGGGAGCTCACGTGCGTGACGAACTTGGAATTACAGATACGTCCAAAGCAAATCCTTTGCAAGCTGCATTGGCTTCGGGAGCAGCTTTCATAGTTGGAGGTGCTATTCCGTTGCTTGTCGTTTTGTTTATGGCTATAGAAAGTTTGGAATATTATATTTACGGGTTTGCTCTGCTATTTTTAATTACTCTTGGAGCAATTTCTGCAAAAACTGGCGGCGCCGATCCAATGAAAGCCATCATTAGAGTTACGTTTTGGGGCACGGCAGCAATGGGATTATCAGCGCTTGTAGGATACATTTTCGGTGTATCAGTTTAA
- a CDS encoding leucyl aminopeptidase family protein, which produces MIQNYLNLEVQIGTADQISEKRSTLIKIINKQENLNALGLSDSLKSQVFSAFEKETDQVFLNYAQQTEIIVISTQNGLEDWRCLGGNVTNLLQTNKIETAIIVEFDGSEEQKNAFLEGMILSSYIFEKYLKKQKAFKIMVTISDSAITAKSLKDLQSLTTSVGMVRTMVNEPLNKLNALSFSSLAEAMAEKFGFETKVLHQEEIKKLKMGGLLGVNQGSETPATFNIFTHKPANAVNEKPLVLVGKGVMFDTGGYSVKVGGNMVGMKADMAGGAAVLGTVAALAMNEIPYYVIGLVPATDNMISGKALVVDDIITMMDGTTVEVLNTDAEGRLVLADALTYAKKFNPQLVIDMATLTGASAAITGTFGVAMAGNSQENMDKLMVAGDTVYERLVQLPFWKEYEKLLKSNVADLKNIGGPIGGATTAGKFLEHFTDYPWIHLDIAGASYLENKDSDYKQQGASAVGVRLIYQFIQNELAKNV; this is translated from the coding sequence ATGATTCAGAATTATCTTAATCTAGAAGTACAGATCGGTACAGCCGATCAGATCAGCGAAAAAAGATCTACGCTAATCAAAATTATAAACAAACAAGAGAACCTCAATGCACTCGGACTTTCAGATTCTCTCAAAAGTCAAGTATTTTCTGCTTTCGAAAAGGAAACTGATCAAGTTTTTCTAAACTACGCACAGCAAACAGAAATTATAGTAATTTCTACTCAGAATGGTCTTGAAGACTGGCGTTGTCTTGGTGGAAATGTGACCAACCTTTTGCAAACTAATAAGATCGAAACTGCTATAATTGTAGAATTTGATGGATCAGAAGAACAAAAAAATGCTTTTTTAGAAGGAATGATTCTTTCAAGCTATATTTTCGAAAAATACTTGAAAAAGCAAAAGGCTTTTAAAATAATGGTCACAATTTCTGATTCTGCAATAACCGCAAAATCTTTAAAAGATCTGCAATCACTAACAACTTCGGTTGGAATGGTGCGCACAATGGTCAACGAACCTCTTAACAAACTTAATGCTCTCAGCTTTTCATCTTTAGCGGAAGCTATGGCAGAAAAATTTGGTTTCGAAACTAAAGTTCTGCATCAAGAAGAAATTAAAAAATTGAAGATGGGTGGACTTCTTGGTGTAAATCAAGGTTCTGAAACTCCTGCAACTTTTAATATTTTTACTCATAAACCTGCAAATGCAGTAAACGAAAAACCTTTGGTTCTAGTAGGAAAAGGTGTAATGTTTGATACTGGAGGTTATTCCGTGAAAGTGGGTGGTAATATGGTAGGTATGAAAGCAGATATGGCTGGTGGTGCTGCGGTCTTAGGGACTGTTGCTGCACTTGCAATGAATGAAATTCCATATTATGTAATTGGACTTGTGCCAGCTACCGACAATATGATTTCTGGAAAAGCGCTTGTCGTAGATGATATTATTACGATGATGGATGGCACGACTGTCGAAGTTCTAAACACCGATGCTGAGGGTCGTCTTGTCCTAGCCGATGCCTTAACTTATGCTAAGAAATTCAATCCTCAACTTGTGATCGATATGGCAACTTTAACTGGAGCTTCGGCTGCAATTACTGGTACTTTCGGAGTTGCAATGGCTGGAAATTCACAAGAAAATATGGATAAATTAATGGTTGCTGGAGACACGGTTTATGAGCGTTTGGTACAACTTCCTTTCTGGAAGGAGTATGAGAAATTACTTAAATCGAACGTTGCAGATCTTAAAAATATCGGTGGACCAATTGGTGGTGCAACCACTGCTGGAAAATTCTTAGAACATTTTACAGATTATCCATGGATTCACTTGGATATAGCCGGTGCTTCGTACCTGGAAAACAAAGATTCAGATTACAAACAACAAGGTGCTTCGGCTGTTGGCGTGCGTCTTATCTATCAGTTTATTCAAAATGAACTTGCTAAAAACGTCTAG
- a CDS encoding T9SS type A sorting domain-containing protein, protein MKRITLVFLLLVSQMIFAQFTSQDVKFFVGTGDQTAYLVVDFKDGTEDRSYAWGYRYNAADEPIMLDILTAVQAAEPAFTIDQTGGFLNDVYYNDHNAEGSDPDWWSTWQGDSLNTLGMNGGIGSDVENGFWYGLSYGFSNPTAEAPITPIAAYSSLWLDTANITATTGSGTKSIMVIVDFGTETDGVADSYATNLLYEGEMTADYAMQILEDFTSSFQFEYTETAVIEASYFDNSAVNTTDAQWMLFGGTNLSNWKSVANTTTVIPENTLLGFRYGNIRPITPQNANVALLGTETFTASNFSIYPNPASSTISISSNEIFETVSVYNMMGAEVISTTGNSVNVENLASGVYILKLSNNSQSITKRFIKK, encoded by the coding sequence ATGAAAAGAATTACTCTAGTATTCTTACTTCTCGTTTCGCAAATGATTTTTGCACAGTTTACATCTCAAGACGTTAAATTCTTCGTAGGTACAGGCGATCAAACTGCGTATCTCGTGGTAGACTTTAAAGATGGGACAGAAGATCGTTCGTATGCGTGGGGCTATCGATACAATGCAGCAGATGAGCCAATAATGCTTGACATTCTAACTGCGGTACAAGCTGCAGAACCTGCTTTTACTATTGATCAAACGGGTGGCTTCTTAAATGATGTCTACTACAACGACCATAATGCCGAAGGTAGCGATCCAGATTGGTGGAGCACATGGCAAGGTGATTCTTTAAACACTTTGGGTATGAATGGCGGAATTGGCTCGGATGTAGAAAATGGATTTTGGTATGGACTTTCTTATGGATTCTCAAATCCAACAGCAGAGGCGCCAATAACTCCAATTGCAGCTTATAGTTCTCTGTGGTTAGATACTGCAAACATTACTGCAACAACAGGATCTGGCACAAAAAGTATTATGGTAATTGTAGATTTCGGAACTGAAACGGACGGCGTTGCAGATTCTTACGCTACAAATTTATTATATGAAGGAGAGATGACCGCAGATTACGCAATGCAGATACTTGAAGACTTTACCTCAAGTTTTCAATTTGAATATACTGAAACTGCTGTAATTGAGGCTAGCTACTTTGACAATTCTGCTGTAAATACAACTGACGCCCAGTGGATGTTGTTTGGAGGTACCAACCTTTCTAATTGGAAATCGGTTGCTAATACAACTACTGTAATTCCAGAAAATACTTTGCTTGGATTTAGATATGGAAATATCAGACCAATCACGCCTCAAAATGCGAATGTTGCATTGCTTGGTACAGAAACTTTTACTGCTAGTAATTTCTCAATTTATCCAAATCCAGCATCATCAACAATTTCAATTTCATCAAATGAAATTTTTGAAACTGTTAGCGTGTACAATATGATGGGAGCAGAGGTAATCTCTACAACAGGAAATTCTGTGAATGTTGAAAATTTGGCTTCGGGAGTTTACATCCTAAAATTGTCAAACAATTCTCAATCAATTACAAAGAGATTTATCAAAAAATAA
- a CDS encoding anthranilate synthase component II, producing the protein MKKVLVIDSYDSFTFNLVHYIQSFDYEVTVYRNDRFDIEDVQYFDKIVLSPGPGIPDEAGLLKDVIRTYAAEKSILGICLGLQAIGEVFGGKLINLEKVYHGVSTIAKVVVANEILFEGLEKEFLVGRYHSWVIENNLPESLEVTAIDDQNQIMALRHKIYDVRAVQFHPESVLTPNGKTIIGNWLKS; encoded by the coding sequence ATGAAAAAAGTCCTTGTAATCGACAGCTACGACAGCTTCACATTTAATCTTGTTCATTATATTCAGTCCTTTGATTATGAAGTGACGGTTTATAGAAACGATCGATTTGATATAGAAGATGTGCAGTATTTTGATAAAATTGTCTTGTCGCCAGGTCCAGGAATTCCTGATGAAGCAGGATTGCTGAAAGATGTAATCAGAACTTATGCCGCAGAAAAAAGTATTCTAGGAATTTGCTTGGGACTGCAAGCAATTGGAGAAGTTTTTGGAGGTAAATTAATTAATCTCGAAAAAGTATACCACGGCGTTTCTACCATAGCGAAAGTTGTTGTCGCTAATGAAATTCTATTTGAAGGACTCGAAAAGGAATTTTTGGTTGGCAGATACCATTCGTGGGTAATCGAAAATAATTTACCTGAGTCTCTAGAAGTCACTGCGATTGATGATCAAAATCAAATTATGGCCTTGAGGCATAAAATATACGACGTGAGAGCAGTACAATTTCATCCAGAAAGTGTGCTTACGCCAAACGGAAAAACGATTATCGGAAATTGGTTGAAAAGCTAA
- a CDS encoding ABC transporter ATP-binding protein: protein MLTISDLSFSYETEKVLSGINLSMKQGENISLIGESGCGKSTLLKLIYGLYDVNSGEIIFDDKKLLGPKFNLVPGHDNIKYLAQDFDLMPYTTVAENVGKFISNVDKEYKNQRVAELLSMVEMTEYADKKAKNLSGGEQQRVALARVLAVEPQLLLLDEPFSNIDSFRKGSLRRNLFAYLKSKNISCIVATHDSTDALSFSDKTVVLKKGELQDFGASADVFLQPKNKYVASLYGEVNTIALTELMSEYEGEEEILVYPHELFPAEESPLVVVVKDCYFKGNGYLIKAARNRKALFFDYPTQLPINAEIALSIDVETIKLRLSE from the coding sequence ATGTTAACTATTAGCGATCTCTCATTTTCGTACGAGACAGAAAAAGTTTTGTCAGGTATAAATTTAAGCATGAAACAAGGCGAAAATATTTCGCTCATTGGCGAAAGCGGTTGCGGAAAAAGCACCTTGTTGAAATTGATTTATGGTTTATATGATGTAAATTCTGGAGAAATAATTTTCGATGATAAAAAACTTTTGGGTCCTAAATTCAATCTGGTTCCCGGACATGACAACATCAAATATCTTGCACAAGATTTTGATTTGATGCCCTATACAACCGTAGCTGAAAACGTTGGTAAATTTATTTCGAATGTCGATAAGGAGTACAAAAATCAACGCGTTGCTGAACTACTTTCTATGGTCGAAATGACAGAATATGCAGATAAAAAAGCAAAGAATTTAAGCGGTGGTGAGCAACAACGTGTTGCACTTGCGCGCGTCCTTGCCGTTGAACCACAGCTATTACTTCTCGACGAACCTTTTAGTAATATTGATAGTTTTCGCAAAGGCTCGCTAAGGCGAAATCTTTTTGCCTATCTCAAGTCGAAGAACATCAGCTGTATTGTCGCAACCCACGACAGTACAGATGCGCTGTCTTTCTCTGACAAGACAGTGGTTTTAAAAAAAGGAGAACTTCAAGATTTTGGCGCTTCCGCCGATGTGTTTCTGCAACCTAAAAATAAATATGTTGCGTCATTATACGGCGAAGTCAATACAATTGCCCTTACCGAATTAATGAGCGAATATGAAGGCGAAGAAGAGATTTTGGTTTATCCTCATGAATTATTTCCAGCAGAAGAGTCGCCATTAGTGGTGGTGGTCAAAGACTGCTATTTCAAAGGAAATGGCTATTTGATTAAAGCGGCACGCAACAGAAAAGCGTTATTCTTTGATTATCCAACTCAGTTGCCGATAAACGCGGAAATAGCTCTCTCCATAGACGTTGAGACAATTAAGCTACGACTGAGTGAATAA